The sequence gaaaaaggaCTCTTTAATACctcaggagccatttcagcaacacaGAACCCAAGAAGGAGGGACATTGGGAAAGTTGAGAACATAAGAACCTCTTGTGGTTCAACAACTCCAAGTtcaaggtcctgcacctggtCTGGGACAGTCCCAGACATGAGCACGGCTTTGGAGGAAACTCCTTGAGAGCAGTTCCACAGAGAAGAATTGCAGTTTCTAGTGGACTAAAATGACATGTCAATGTGAATTTCAGCCAAAAAAATTAAccatatcctgggctgcatAAAAACAGGTGTGGCCAACAGGAATGGCTGGGGGTCAGTTGAAGACAGGGGAAGACACCCAAATTCTTTTAGGCTTTGTCTGCATCTTCTACATTCCTGAGACAAAACAAGACCAAAACCTTGGCCTCTATTGCTCCCAATTAAAAGCGGCTGCCAAGGTCAGATAGACACGGCCTCAAGGGGAGGGCATGGGATCACAGAAcatgaggaaggaaaacatgACCCACTTATGACTCACCAGGCTGGGCCAAGCAAGAGCTGATGCTTAAAAAATGCCCCAAGGCCATGGGACAAGACTGTCCCGCCCCTCCAGGACCAGCATAAAAGCTGGTCCAGAGCCGCTCTCCCTCACACACTTCTCCTGacaccttctcctcctgctcctgctgacagcCAGGTGAGACTCAAACCCTgaccctcctgctcctgcatccctggcccCTCTCTTGCAGTAcgctctgccccagcctcagcagccctcacaggtccccacagccccacaacaGCCTCCAAACTCCCTCTCCCCCCTGCATCatcacccctgccctgcctcaccctCTCTCTTCCAGGCACCCTCCACACCACACCCATGGCCTGCAACAGCCTCTGCAGTCCCTGCGGACCCACCCCGCTGGCCAACAGCTGCAacgagccctgtgccctgcaatgcCAGGATTCCCGCGTCATCATCaacccttcccctgtgctggtcaccctgccaggacccatcatgacctccttcccccagaacacCGCCGTCGGATCCACCTCCTCGGCTGCCGTGGGCACTGAGCTcaatgcccagggacagcccatctCTGGTGGCTTTGGCTACGGCCTTGGCTATGGCCGTGGGTTTGGCTATGGGCTGGGCTATGGCTGTGGATTTGGCTATGGCCTGGGAGGCCTGGGCTGCTATGGCAGAAGAGGCTATGGCTACAACTGCTAAAGGCCCTCGGCACCATTCCTGACACCAACGACCTTGGAACTCGTCTCAGGCATTGAAGACTCATCTCTGTGCCAAGGCTCTCAAACAGGCTCAGCTcttccatctcctgctctcAGGGCACCAAGCAAGGCAGCAGCCAAGGggccagcctgagctgcctgcaAACATGGTCcatctgcctcctcctcttctgcctctctgtgctctgcatcGCCcctttagctctgtccagctcctctgctgcaaaCCCCTTCTCCCAAGCCAGAGACCATTGGGCacctgtgcctggctgctcccactgTGGGGCAGGAAAGCCTTGGTGCTCTGGCCAAACCATCTGCAAGCAAGGGGTCTCAGCTGATGGTCGCCCTACCTGCACCTCAGACCAGCTCccttcctctggctgctcctgaatTTTCACTGTTCTACCTCAATAAAGTTTTTCTGCATGATAACCTCACAAGACTCCATCTTCATTCCTCTCCCTAGACACTTTCAGATTAAGCCAATGTTGTTGATGCTATTGGGATTGTTGAAAAAGTGCTCCAAGACCTCTTTTAGGAATTATTTCCCCAATTCCACTACCCGCTGGTACACTTTGTTCTTCCAGTGCACCACGGCAACTTTTCAGTTGCTTGAACACACACCTGGATCCCCCAATGCATGTCCATCCGTGACTCTGACACAAGGCCCTCCTGGCTGATGTGCTCACTTTGGCTGGACACCAGCTCCTCCAGACCCTCATCAGCTCCCAAGGCCATTTACAGATCTGCTCGAGGAGGTCCAtgtcttccctttttttgtaTCCTCAGAGTGGAACACACAAGTCCAGTGTCATCAGAGtgcagcagagggacagaatgtGCTGCCCTCACTGTGGGGATAACCGCAGGGCATGGGGGATTTTGCTCAGCTCATTCACGTGGCCAGGACATGTCCAATTCTTCATcattcaggttttaaaaattttttttttagttatttttatagTGTATtggttattatttattaattagtGTAGAGGTAAGTGTAGAGGTAAAgatttggttggggttttttttaagtagtgtTTAGGATTAGTTGAATAGTTTTGAGTTTAGTaagttggtttgatttttttttagtgtttgttGTGATTTGTTGTGTGGCATTTTATAtggggtttgtttatttatttttataatgtgGTAAGAATTATTAGTAAAAAGAGTGcattgtggttttttgttggtaGTTGGTGTTATGGTGGAGTTTTTTTAGTatgtggattttttggttttttttattagtgaggttaaagtttttattttttggttagtttgtaattatttttagaattttaggGTGATTTAGTTTATTTATATGGGTGTGTAAGTGTGtaagtccttctcctcaggcaTGCTGTTAATTGACTAGTTGCCCATCCAACATCCATTACTGAGACTGATCCAatccaggtgcaggaccttcCACTTGGGCCTTCACCAGCTTCATGCCAGCCCATCTCAACAGCCTGTCTGGAACACTCTGAATGCCATCCCCTCTTTCCAGACAATCGAGCACACCACTCACCTGATTGTTATTCACATTTTTGCTGATGGGACACACAATTGCACTCCCACAATGATGGGTAGTGATAATGGTTGAACACGACTCTCTGAGGGTCACCACTCATCCCTGTCTCCACGCACACATGGAGCCATTGACTCTTCCATAACTCTTTCTGTGCAACCATGTCACCCATTTCCATCTTAACCAAATGGTCCAACCAACATCCACATCTCTCCAGCTTAGAGACAAGGATGTTTTCTGGCAAAGCAAGAAATACTGTGCACAGGTCCAGGTACATGTTATTGATCCCTCTTCCCTcatccagcagtgctggaaccAAAACCAGCTCATCAAATCTGCTGCCAAGGTCAGATGGACACAGCCTCAAGAGCAGGACGTGACAATGTAGAGctgtgggaagaaaaacccTCCCACCTTATGATTTGCCAGGCCGTGCCAGGCAAAAtctgctgcctggaaaaatACCCCGGGATAACTGGCCAAGGCTGTCCCAAACCTCCAGCCATAGATTGTCCTCAAGGTTGAGCTCTGGATCCTCTAAACCAGAACCTTGTCTTCCTTATTGCCAGTAACCCATAGGGTTCTCCAGTACcaccagagaggagcagagggggagaatcTGCTGCACCTGGATTGGAGCAATCCCAAACCTGCAGGATAAAAGCTGGGTGATGAGGGGATTGAGAGCAGTCCCAagagggaaggatttggggtgctggtggatgaaaaATAGGACATGCCCTGACCACGTGCACTCGCAGACCAGAAATCCCCTGTGTCCTGTGCTCATCCCCACAGCATGGGCAGCAGATGAGCAGGGGATTCATAGCCTCTACTCATCTCTGGTGAGACTGGAATTGTTTGTTCAACTGTAGGACCCCTACAACAAATCAACCTTGCACGTCTCCCATTTCTAATCACAACAAGGATTCTTTGGTCTCTTCAAGCTCTTGCTGTTCCTGCACTATTCTTGCTTCACTAAgtccatgtctttcttgtactgTAAAGCCCAGCTCATCACCCCAAATCAGATATCCTTATCCATATCCTTATCTGTGAGGAGACAGGAAGTGTCAGTCTCCTAGAAACCCTTTTCCAGAAGTTCTTTTGCTGCAAGGATGCATAGCCAAGGtaagaaagacatggacctgctCAAGCAGATCTCTTAGTGGGCTGAGGAGAGGATGAGGGGCTGGAGCAACTGGTGTCCAGCCAAAGTGAACACACCACGCAGAGGGGcttgtgccaggagcagggatagGCCTTCATTAGCGTGTCCAGGCCTGTGTTCTAGAaacaggagggtttgggggatgcACTGGAAGAGCAAAGCATACCAGTGGGTAGAAGAAGAGGGGGAATAAATCCTAAAAGAGGTATTGGCACACTTTTTAACCCCAGTGATCTCTACAACTCTGGCTTATTGCTGAGTGAGACTGGAAAAGTcttgggagaagaaagaaggaggaatcATATGAGGCTATGGTGCAGGAAAACTTTATTGAGGTAGAAGAATAAAAGGTCGTGAGCATCCAGTAGAAGGGAGCAGGCTGAGGTGGAAGTAGAGTGACCATCAGCCAAGGTCCTTTGCTTGCAGGAAGTTTTTCCAGAGCATCAAGAACATTCTGCCCCACAGTGGGAGCAGCCCACCAGAGGGGCCCAATGATGTCTGGCTTGGGAAGTGGGCTTTGCAGCAGAGGGGACTGGACAGAGCAAAAGGGGCcatgcagagcagggagtgggagAACAGGAGGCAGATGGGCCATGTTtgggggcagcctgggctggccctTTAGCAGATGTAACCACCCCTTCTGCCATAGCAGCCCAGGCCTCCCAGCCCATAGCCAAATCCACGGCCATAGCCAAGGCCAAAGCCAAAGCCACCAAAGCCACCAAATCCCCCAGagatgggctgtccctgggcattgAGCTCAGTGCCCACGGCAGCCGAGGAGGTGGATCCGACGGCGgtgttctgggggaaggaggtcatgatgggtcctggcagggtgaccagcacaggggaagggttGATGATGACGCGGGAATCCTGgcattgcagggcacagggctcgtTGCAGCTGTTGGCCAGCGGGGTGGGTCCGCAGGGACGGCAGCGGTCGTAGCAGGCCATGGGTGTGGTGTGGAGGGTGCCTGGAAGAGAGAGGGGTGAGACAGGGCAGGAGTATGGGCAGGGGTATGGGGGTGCAGGAGGGTGAGGGAGTGTGGAGGCTGTTGTAGGGCTGTGGGGAGGCATGAGGGCTGCTGAGGTTGGGGCAGAGCGTGCTGCAAGAGAGGGACCAGGGGTGCGGGAGCAGGAGGGTCAGAGGATTGAGGCTCACCTGGTTTTCTGCAGGATCAGAAGGCGTGAGGAGAAGTGTGTGAGGGAGAGAGGCTCTGGGCCGGCTTTTATGCTGGTCCTGGAGGGGCGGGACAGCCTTGTCCCATGGCCTTGGGGCATTttgaggcagcagctcttgcCCAGGCCAGCTTAGGGAGACATGAGCTGGGCAATGTTTTCCTTCATGTAGTTTTGCAATTCCATGTCCTGCTCTTGAAACCATTTCCATCTGACCTTGGCAGCAACTTCATTACATTTGTATTTGGGCAGATTTGATTGTCCCATGTGAGTCAGGGAGGGCTGAATAAACAAccagagcccagcagaaatGCGATGTCATCAGTGAGATCATTTTGTGGCACACGTCCTGTGGTTTGTGCGTGCCTTGTGAAGATTGGGACTCTGTTCTGTGCCACTGGATGTCCATCCATTAGTGTGTTGCAGCCAGGAATTTTGAGGGGGCTGCTGATGTCCTGGGGAGGTCACTCTGCAAGAGCTTGGAAAGGTCACAGTGCCTGGGAGCTCTTCCTGATGGATAAAAGGGACCCCGCAGTTGTTTCTTGTTTAGGATCAAGAGAAAGGATCTGGAAATTAAAGCCTCAATAAGTTGAACTTGTTCCAATGCTGTGATCCATTTGGATTTCTCAACCTTACGTGGAAACGTACTCTGTCATTCAAAGTATATTTCTTTACCTCTTTaagaaaccaaataaacaaGTAACCAATAATGCTTGATCATGTTTTGCCCAGGCTGTTCTCTGATGTGAATTTGTTTATTCTGCATTCAAGCCCTATGGTTTCATAACTTGTATCCTGTCAGTTGTATTATTTTGGTCCTGTTAGGAACAATCTCTAATTGCTACTGGATTGTCATTGTGATCCTATTTCCTCCTCTGTCATGTTGCTGGCATGTCTTtgtggaattctgtgattctgtgtccTCCTCTACAGGCTGTTTCCATCTGAcctttggggcagtttttgaTTTTGAGGAGTAGAGGCCAAAGTATTGGTATTGGTATGTGGTATATGACATTATTGGTTTGTGTCAGGCACATAGAGTACAACAACAAAGCCTACAAGAACTGGGGTGTTGTGAGTAAGGTCATGCTATGGAACACTCACAACATCTCCTTTGTCC comes from Camarhynchus parvulus chromosome 2, STF_HiC, whole genome shotgun sequence and encodes:
- the LOC115900943 gene encoding feather beta keratin-like, yielding MACNSLCSPCGPTPLANSCNEPCALQCQDSRVIINPSPVLVTLPGPIMTSFPQNTAVGSTSSAAVGTELNAQGQPISGGFGYGLGYGRGFGYGLGYGCGFGYGLGGLGCYGRRGYGYNC
- the LOC115917604 gene encoding feather beta keratin-like, with translation MACYDRCRPCGPTPLANSCNEPCALQCQDSRVIINPSPVLVTLPGPIMTSFPQNTAVGSTSSAAVGTELNAQGQPISGGFGGFGGFGFGLGYGRGFGYGLGGLGCYGRRGGYIC